The Pseudonocardia broussonetiae DNA segment GTCACCCTCGCCGCCGACGAGACCGGCGCCGCGACCACGCTGCATCTGACCCCGCGCAAGATCCCCGCCGACGTCACCGAGGTCCTCGTCGTCGCTCAGCTCCCCGCCGACCACAGCGATCCCGGATCGGCGCACGTGATCGACCTCGACACCGGTCAACCCCTCGGCCACCTCGCCCTGCCTGCCACCGGCCCCACCGGCCTGCTCCAGCTCGCCGCCCTGCAGCGCAGCGACGGCCAGTGGCACCTCCAGATGGCAGCGGCCGTCGTCGATCACGACCTCGCGGCCCTCGCCGCCGCAGCCGGGGTCTCGGTCGACTGAGCTACGGAACGCCCCCGTTCCGCACCGACCACGGCCGGACCACGTCAGAAGGGTCCCTTCTGACATATCTCGCTCTGCCCTTGATGCTGCCTCCGCCGCTAACGGCTGCGGCGTTCCGAACGACACTCAGGCAACCGCGCACGCCCGTCGTCCCCGGAGTGTCCTGTGACCGAGATGTTCGGGCGGTACCGGTTGGAGTCGCTGCTCGGGCGAGGCGGGATGGGCGAGGTCCATCGGGCGTTCGACACCGAGGCCGAGCGGATGGTCGCGCTCAAGCGGCTTCCTGCACGCTTGGCGGCCGACGAGGAGTTCGTGGCCCGCTTCCGGTCGGAGTGCGCGTTGGCCTCGAGCCTGACTCATCCGCACGTGGTTCCCGTGCACCGCTACGGGGAGATCGAGGGCCGTCTGTACCTGGACATGATGCTGATCGACGGGCAGGACCTGGCAGCCGTCCTCGCCGAGCACGGTCCCCTGCAACCGGCGCGCGCCGTTGCAGTCGTCGAACAGGTTGCCGCCGCGCTCGACGCCGCCCACCGACTCGGACTCGTGCACCGCGACGTCAAGCCGAGCAACGTGCTCGTCGCACGGTCCGACGGCGCAGCCTTCGTGGCCGATTTCGGCATCGCCCGCGCGGTGAGCGGCGGTTCGACGTCCCAGACATCGACCGGCGCCGTGGTCGGGTCATTGGCCTACATGGCTCCAGAGCGGTTCACCAGCGGCCACGGCGACCACCGCGTCGACGTGTACTCCGCGGGCTGTCTGCTCTACGAGATGCTGACCGGGCGAGCCCCTTTCGCCGGCGAGGGGTTGCCGGCGATGATCCACGCCCACCTCAACTCCCCACCGCCGCGCCCGTCCGACGTGGTCGGCGTTCCCGTCGCGCTCGACCACGTGGTCGCTCGAGCCCTGGCCAAGGATCCCGACCAGCGGTACACCTCCGCCGGCGGCCTCGCCGTCGACGCCCGGGCCGCGCTCCGCGGCGATCTGCCGGGGCCCGCGGCGCCGCACCCCAACCCGACCGCCGCCGCCCCGCGACGGCGGGTGCGCCCCTCGGTGGCCGTACCTCTCGCAGTGGCAGCCGTCCTCGCTGTCCTCGGCCTCGCCACGACCGCCATCCGCACCGGTCCGGCCACCGATGCCTCAGCCGCTCCGCCGCGATCGGCACCGACGGACTCTGGGGCGACGACGAGTCCTCCCGGCGCAGGCCCCGCCACCCGCCAGGTGGATGCCCCGACCGGTGGTCAGGGCGACGGCGGCGCGGCAACAGCACCCGGCACCGCGAGCACACGGCCACCCGTCGGGCCGCCACCGCCCGACGCCGGGGTGGTCGTTCCGACGACGATCGTTGCGACGGCCTCCAGGTCCGAGGACCGCCCGCCACCCCCACCACCACCGCCTCCGCCTCCGCCACCACAGCCGCCCCGGATCCTGGGGCAGTCGACGGAGGTCCAGGGCGATCTCGTCTACCTCTCCGTTTCCTACAGCGACGACGACGGTGATGCCGTGGGCTTCGGATTCCGCGGAGTCAACGGGTCAGGCTGGGGACAGGAGACCCATTCGTTCGACGCCCCCTCCTACGGGCGCGCCTCCCCGGGGCAGATCTCCTACCCGTTCAACCACGCCTGCACCCAGGCCCCGTCGCGCGAGTCCGACATCGAGTTCTGGATCGTCGACAGCGGAGACCGGCGCGACTCCGTCACCGTCCACCTGACCTGCTCCTGAGGATCCCCATGACAGACACCGTCTCGCCCACCCGGACCGTCTACGTCCGCGACTGCCGCCACTGCAGGACCGAGATGGAACACGGCTACACCAGCACCTGCCCGGACTGCGGTTGGCGCATGGGACTCAAGCCCGTGGCCGAGAGCCACAACGACGACGGGAACCTGGCCACCCTGTTCGTCGCCGAGCAGCCCGGCCGGTACAGCCGGATCTCGCTGATCACGGCCACCCTCGCCGCCGTCATCCTCCTGGCGGTCGGAGCACAGGCGAGTGTCGGCCTGACACTCCTGGGAGTCGCCGCGCTCGTCGTCCTCGCGGTCGTCTGGCGCGAGACGCGGTTCGGACGGGTGATCTACGGTCTGACTCCGGGGATGCGCGCTCTCACGAGGGTCGTCCTCGCCGTCGGCACCGTCCTGGTGTTCTGCACCGTGATCGGCATCGTCATCGGCTGGAAGGGCGGCGACCGTCTGATGGGCCGCTGAGCAGGGCCGACCGCCCGACTTCGCCACAGCGGTGCCGACCACGGAACGGCCACGAATTGACCACGCTCGCCGATCGATCGACCGGGCGCTCCTGAGCCTGACGATCAGCGCCCGAGAACGCTCGACAGCGTGGCTTGCAGGTTCGCGACGTCGGCTCCGGTCGTCACCCGCCAGGCGATGTGGTTGTCCGCCCGCACGAGCAGGGCCCCGTCCTCGGCGAAATCACTGAGCTGCGCCCGGGCGGCCGAGGGGTCGGAGTACTCGGCGTCGGCACCGATGCGCACGACCGTCACCGAACACCGGCCGAACGAGGCGATGTCACTGCATCGTGTCGACGGCGCCGAGGTCGATTACCGTTTGAATGTGACGCACGCCGCGAACTGATCGGAGCTCGAGCCCATGCTCTACCCCGCCTACGAACTGCATCGGCGACTCACCGAGCCGGCCCGGATCTCGTCCGCGCTGCTCCACCGCACCCTGTCCGGCCTGCCCGCGCCGCTCGCGGAGCTCCGCGGGACCCGCCGGCTCAAGGCCCTCAGTGAGATACTCGTGCAGTCGCGGCCCACCCACGTCCGTCCGGACTGGGGGATCGACTCGGTCTCGATCGCGGGCGACGAGGTCGAGGTCTCCGTCCGACCGGTGCTGCGGACGCCGTTCGCCACCCTGCTGAACTTCACCACACCGGGGATCAGCGGGCGGACGCCGATGCTGCTCGTGGGCCCGATCTCGGGGCACTTCGCCACGCTGCTGCGCCCCACGGTCCGCACCCTGCTGGCCGACCACGACGTCTACGTCCTGGACTGGCACAACGCCCGGGACATCCCGGCGGACGAGGGCCGGTTCGGGCTCGACGAGTACATCGACCACGTGCTGGCCGCCATGCGCCACCTCGGTCCGGACCACCACGCCCTCGCGGTCTGCCAGCCGGCGCCGCTGGTCCTCGCCGCTGTGGCCGTACTGGCGTCCGCGGACGACCCCGCCCAGCCACGCAGCGTGACGCTGATGGCGGGACCGATCGACACCCGGGTCAACCCGAACAAGATCAATGAGCTCGCGGACCGCCGTCCCCTGTCCTTCTACGAGCGGTTCCTGGTCTCGCGGGTCCCCCGCCAGTACCCGGGGGCCGGGAGGCGCGTCTACCCGGGACTGGCCCAGTTGACCGCGTTCATGTCGATGAACATCCGGCGGCACCTGGGCTCGCACGTGGAGCTCTACCGAGCGCTGGTCGCGGGCGACGGGGCGACCGCCGCGCGGATCCGCGACTTCTACGACGAGTACGGGGCGGTCATGGACGTCCCGGCCGAGTTCTACCTGGAGACGCTGCAGCGCGTCTTCATGGAGCACGACCTACCGCGCGGCGCGTTCACCTGGCGCGGACAACCGGTCGACCTCTCCGTCATCAGCAGAACCGCGCTGCTCACCGTCGAGGGGGCCGAGGACGACATGTGCTCGCCCGGGCAGACCGCAGCAGCCCACGACCTGTGCACCGGGATCCCCGCCGGGGACCACCGTCAGCACTTGCAGCCGGGCGTCGGGCACTACGGGTGTTCGCGGGCTCACGCTGGGAGTCCGAGATCTACCCGGTCATCCGCGACTTCGTCGCGGCCCGGTCTGCCACCCGCACAGCGTCCTAGTCGATCGTCCACGCATGAGGATGGGAGCCGCATGAGCACAGAGGTCTTCGGCCGCAGCGGCGAGGAGCGGACCACCCCAGCACCGCGGTCGTCGGTGGAGCCCGTTCCGGACGACGAAGCCGATGCCCTCGATGTGGTCGAGGGTGGAGAGGCGGTCGGCATCCCGTCGGTCGCCGGGGTCCTGAAAGGGGTCGCCTCGGCGTTCGCGCAGCCCGGACCCGTCACCCGAGGCGCCGCCCGGCTCGCGCGGGACCTCGTCTCGATCGGGCGCGGCACCGACGACCACACACCCCACCCGAAGGACAAGCGATTCGCCGACCCGGCCTGGTCGACGAACCCGATCTTCCGTCGGCTCGCCCAGAGCTACCTCGCTCTGGGCGCAGAACTGAACCGTCTGGTCGACGAGTACGAGAACGGCTCGGCGGACTGGCACGACGTCGAGCGGGCACGGTTCGCGGTGTCCGCGCTGACCAGCGCGTTGTCGCCGACGAACCAGCTGCCGACGAATCCCGCAGCGTTGAAGCGGGCCTTCGACACCGCGGGGGCGAGTGTCCTGCGAGGGGCCCGCCAGTTCGCCCACGACGTCCGGCACAACGGCGGACTCCCCACACAGACCGACCGCACCGCCTTCACCGTGGGCGAGGATCTGGGTGTCACCCCAGGTGACGTCATCCACCGCGACGAGGTGGCCGAGCTGATCGAGTACCGGCCGAGCACCGCGACCGTCCACGAGCGGCCCCTGCTGATCATCCCGCCGCCGATCGGCCGCTTCTACTTCCTGGACCTGCGGCCCGGACGCAGCTTCGTGGAGTACGCGGTGAGCCGCGGGCTGCGCGTGTTCATGCTCAGCTGGCGCAACCCCACCGCAGAGCAGGCGGACTGGGACATCGACACCTACGCCCGCCGGATCCTGAGCGCCGTCGACATCGTCAAGGACGTGGCGGGCGTCGAGGACGTCAACAGCCTCGGGTTCTGCGCCGGGGGCATTCTGCAGACCGCCGTCCTGGGCCACCTCGCCGCGAAGGGCGAGCACGGCATCCACGCCGCGTCCTACGGCGTCACCCTGCTGGACTTCGGCGTACGCGCCCCGATCGGGGCCTTCTCCGCCCCGCAGGCGCTGGAGATGGCCCGCGCGGACTCGCGGCGCAAGGGGGTCATCACGGCGCAGTCGCTGGCCACCGTGTTCAGCTGGATGCGGCCCGACGACCTTATTTTCAACTACGTCGTCAACAACTGGCTGATGGGCGAGCGTCCCCCGGTCTTCGACATCCTGGCCTGGAACGCGGACGGGACGAACCTGCCCGCGGCGCTGCACTCCCAGTTCCTCGACATCTTCCGATCCAACACCCTCGCGGAGGACCGGCTCGAGGTACTGGGCACGCCGATCGAGCTCGGCGAGATCACGGCCCCGGTGTTCGTCACGGGCGCGCTGAACGACCACCTCACTCCCTGGACCGGCTGCTACCGGACCACCGAGCTGGTGGGCGGACCGAGCACGTTCGTCCTGAGCAACGCCGGCCACATCGCCAGCCTGGTCAACCCACCTGGGAACCCGAAGGCGAGCTACTTCATCGGAGGAGACTCTTCTGACGGTCCCGAGCAGTGGCGTGCCACCGCGGAGAAGCGCCAGGGCACGTGGTGGGAGGCGTGGGCCGACTGGGTCGTGGGAAGGTCAGGCGACGAACGACCGGCACCCACCTCGGGAGGCGACGCCCATCATCCGCCGCTGGAGCCGGCGCCGGGCTCCTACGTCGTGGACCGCATCCCCTCCTCGAGGTGACGCCGCTCGACGCCTGGTCGCCGGCGACCACGGCGTCCAGTACACCTCGATCGACTTCGGCCGCACCCTGCGCACCAGCAGATCACGTCACAGACCGAGGTATCCGGCTGACGGGGGTCGATCACTTCGCGTCAGTAGGCGAGGTCGGACTGCACCGGCCGGTTACGACCGGCCGGTGACGAGCGCCGCCAGCTCGGCCGGGTCGGCGGGCGGGGTGTCGCTGCGCCAGGCGACGTGCAGGTCCGGGCGGAGCAGCAGCAGGTCGGCGCCGTAGGCCTCGCGCAGGTGCGGCTCGGGCAGGTCGAGGACGTCCAACCGCGCTCCGGTCCCCCGGATCCCGGCCTCCAGCTTCTCCGTGTCGGCCGTCGTCCCGGCCAGCCGGAGCAGGGAGTAGCCGTCGCCCAGGAGGTCGTGGACCGAGCGGCCGTCGGCGCAACACAGGTGCGGCAGCCGGAACCCGGGTTCGCTGCGGGGACGGTAGGTGTAGGCGAAGCCGTCGTCGGACGGGTCGGTGGGCCGGTAGCTGATCACCGGGGACCCGAGGTAGCGGTAGCCCAGCTCGATGCCGGTCATCTCGTGGCCCTTGCGCTGGTGCACGTCCGCCAGCTCGCGGACCTGCGCCCGGACCCGGGCGCCCTCCGGCGTGTCCTGCGCGACTTGGTCTGTGGAGGCCGCCCGCCACTGCGCGGTGCCGGTGGCCGCGTACTCCGACGCCTGCACGTTGCGCAGCGCGACCTGGCGGCGGTCGTTCTCGTAGGAGTCGAGCAGCCCCGGCCCGCCCCAGCCCTGCAGGGTACCGGCGAGCTTCCACGCGAGGTCGGTCGCGTCGCCGATGCCGGTGTTCATGCCGAGCCCGCCCTGCGGGATCACCAGGTGCGCGGAGTCGCCGGCGAGCAGGACCCGGCCGTCGCGGTAGCGGTCGGCGACGAGCAGGTGCAGCGTCCAGGAGGTGACGGCCAGGACCTCGACCTCCACGGGGGCGCCGATCTTCTCCCGGATCACGGGCACGAAGTCGGTGTCCTCCGGCAGGCCGGTGTGGAAGGTGAAGTGCCGCTGGTCGCCCTGCACCACCATCGCGGTGCCGATCATCCTGGCGTCGCCGTCGGCGAAGTAGAAGTGCCGGGCCCGCCCCGCGACCGGGACCCGCTCGATGAGGTCGGGCGAGCGGAAGAACACCTGCCGCAGCGTCGCCAGGCCGCCCTTGCCAGAGAGAGCGATGCCGAGGGCCTTGCGGACGGTGCTGGCGCCGCCGTCGCAGCCGACCAGGTACTCCGCCCGCAGCTCCTCCGTGCCGCCGTCGGCGCGGGTCAGCCGGGCGGTCACGCCGTCGGCGTCCTGCGCGAAGGACGCGACGTCGCAGCCGTAGCGCAGGTCGACCGTCGGCTGCTCCTGCGCGACGTCGCGCAGCAGCGGCTCCAGCGCGTACTGCGAGACGAGCTGCTGAGACTCGAGCGGCAGGCTCCCGTCGTGCGTGGCGCGGGCCAGCTCGGCCGCCTCCGCGGGCGACGGGTAGGCCAGGTGCAGGATCGGCTCGTCGACGACGCGGGTGGTGACGTAGACGTCCATCGGCACGTCGGCGGGCAACCCGACCGCGCGGACCCGGTCGGCGATGCCGAGGCGCCGGAACAGCTCCATCGTGCGGGCGTTGCTGCGCTCCATCTTCGGCAGGTCCGCGGGCGCCGCCTTGCGCTCGACGACGGTCACGGGGATGCCGCGGCGGCCGAGGTCGATCGCCAGGGTCAGCCCGACCGGGCCGGCGCCGACGACGATCACGCGGGGCTGGTGGTGGCCTCGCACGCTCACCGCCGGAGGAACGCGGCGACGAGGTCGGTGAACTCCGCGGCCCGCTCGATCTGGGTCCAGTGCCCGCAGCGGGCGAACACGTGGAGGTCGGCGTCGCGCAGGAGGTTGACCATCGTCCAGGACACCTCCGGCGGCACGACCTTGTCCTCGCGCCCGTGCACCAGCAGCGTCGGGGTGGCGATGGCGCGCACCTGCTCCTCGGTGATGCCGAGGTCGTTGCCGGCGTGGCGGGGGTCGAAGAACATCGAGCGGTAGGCGTCGAAGGTCTCGACGCTGGCCTCGTACCGGATCCGGACGAGCTCATCGGTGATGATCGACTTGTCGACCGCGAAGTAGTCGAGCAGCAGCGCCCGCATGTTCTCCGGCGACGGCTCGTACGCCCGCAGCGCCTTGAGGCCGTCGGTGAGCGTCATGCCGACGCCGGGCGAACCCATGAGGACCATCCGCGCCACGCGGTCGGGGTGCCGCTCGGCCAGCGCGAGGGAGATCCGGCCGCCCAGGGAGTTGCCGACGAGCGAGACGCGCTCGAGCCCGAGGGCGTCCATGAACCCCACGACGTGGTCGGTCCAGGTGTCGAGCGAGTAGCGCACGTCATCGGGCCGCGCGGTCGCGCCGTAGCCGACGACGTCGGGGGCGAGTACGCGGTACTCGCGCGACAGGCCCGGGATCGTGTGCTGCCAGTTGGCCCAGGCCGAGACGCCGGGCCCGGAGCCGTGCAGCAGCAGCACGGGATCGCCCGCACCGGCCTCGAGGTAGAAGGTGTCGATCCCGGCGACGTCGACGCGGTGGCCCGCGGACAGGTCGGCGAGGGTGGTCACGGGGTCTCCTGGTGGTAGACGGCGAAGCACTTGTTGGAGTTGAAGACGTCGGTCTCGACCAGCATCGACCAGTCCAGCGCCATGCCCAGCTCGCTCATCGCCCCCATCAGGCAGAACCAGTTGAGCATCTCGTGCTGGCCGGAATCGACGATCTCGGCGCCGGTGACCGCGCGCCAGGTCTCGGTGTCGCCCGCGACGAAGGCGTCGTAGAGGCGGCGGTCGGCGGCGGTGTCGGGCCGCAGGTGCCAGTCCTTGTCGACGAGGAACGCGTGCGACCAGCTCGACGACGCCACGAACGCGACGCGGTCGCCGCTGCCCGCCACCGCACGCGCGACGGCGGCGCCCAGATCGAAGCAGCGGCGCGGACTGGGACCGACGGGGTCGAGCTGCTCGTCGCGGATGTCGGCGAAGCGGGCGAGACCGCCGCGGCGGGCGATCGCGTGCTGGCCGTAGCAGTTCACCGTGATCGGCACGAGCGGGTAGGGGAACTGCGCGCCGGCGTGGTCGTAGTCGAGGAACAGCTGGGTGTTGAGGATGGCGTGCGGGAAGTGCGCGCCGGCCCGCTTGCGGTAGGAGTAGGCCATGTCGAAGCCGTCGTTGATCAGCTTATTGGCCAGCGTCCGCGACCGTCCGGCGTCGCCGTGCAGCGTGATCGAGAAGTCCTCGGGCAGGCCCCACGCGTTGGGGCTGCCGCGCTCGTTCATCACCTCGAACGCGGGCACCTCGAGGTCGTCGTAGGCCAGCACGCAGAACGGCGGCACGACCTCCTCGCGGAAGTTCTCGTACTGGTCGTCGCCCCAGACCACGACGTAGTCGGGGCGGAACTCGTCGAGCTCCTTGCGGCAGCGCGCGAGGTGGTCGACGAGCTCGGCGCGGTGCCGGGTCGCGGCGGAGCGCCCGCCGTCATCACCCCACTCCTGCCGCATCCGGTCGGGCCACGTGGCCGGGTCCTTCAGCTCGTCGGGGATGTCGGGGTCGGTGAGCGTCCAGCGCAGCAGGCCCGCCATGTGCTCGTCGGTGCCCGCCAGCAGCGGGTAGTGGGTCAGCCCGAGCCCGAGGAACTCCGCCATGACCGTCCTCTCCTCCTCCGGCGGCAGCGCCGGGATCGGACTCCACCGTACGCAAACCTGCACACAGGATTCAAGGTTTCTGGTCGTGTCCCGTCGGCGAGCGGGAGGGATCCACGGCCCGGACCAGGTCGTGGCGGTGCAGCGACATCAGCTTGTCCAGCGCCTCGCGGTCGTGGTCGCGGATGGCCGCGGCGATGCCTGCGTGGACCTCGATGTTGTGGGCGTACATCTCCTCGTGGCCGGGCAGCAGCTCCGCGCGCTTGAGGTTGCCGGTGACGATCGCGGCGATCGCCTCGTACATACCGGCCAGCACCGGGATCCGCGCCGCGCGCGCGATCGCCTGGTGGAAGCGCAGGTTGGCCTCCAGGAAGCTGCGCGGTTCGGCGGCGCCGCGCATCTCCTCCACCGCCCACTCCAGGGCGCGGACGTCGGCGGGCCCGGCCCGGTCGACCGCCACCGAGGTCAGCACGTCCTCCAGGTGGGTGCGGGCCTCGAACAGGTCCAGCGGGTCCGGCCCGGACTCGGAGAACCACAGGTCCAGGGCGCCGAGGCGGACCTGCGGGGGCTGGCTGGCCACGAACACCCCGCCGCCGGGACCCGGGCGCACGACGACCAGGCCGCGGTCGCGCAGGATCCGCAGGACCTCGTTCATGATCATGGGGCTGACCTGGTGGTGCTCCATCAGGTCGGTGCGCCTGCCCAGGGACGTGCCCACCGGCGTGCGGTTCGCGAGCAGCTCGTTCTCGATGGCCGCGGCCACCTGCTGGGCGCGTGACGGGGTGGTGCCCTCGCGCGGCATGGGTCCTCCGAGGTCGGAACGGCGAAGATCGTGGAGCCAGGATAGTGCATCATTCCTTGAAACGTGTGTGCACGATCGCTACCGTGGCCGCATCAGCCCCGGACAACGGTGTCGAGCGGTGGTTTCGCCGCGGACGCTCCGACCGGTGCCCACCACTCCGCTGGAGCCCTCATGACCGCGACGTTCGATCCCACCCGACAGCTCGCCCCGTCCGGGCCGCTCGTCGACGAGGACCGCGAGCACCACCGCTTCCGGGTCCACCGCTCGACGATGACCTCGCCCGAGATCCACGCCCTCGAGATGGAGCGGGTGTTCGCCCGCAGCTGGCTCTACGTGGGCCACGAGTCCGAGATCCGCGACCCCGGCGACTACGTCCGCCGTCCGGTTGGCGGCAAGCAGATCTTCATGGTGCGCAACAAGCGCGGCGAGGTGCGCGTCTTCCACAACACCTGCACCCACCGCGGCGCGATGGTGTGCCGCAAGGACCAGGGCAACGCCAAGGTCTTCCAGTGCTTCTACCACGCGTGGTCGTTCGACACGGACGGCCGGCTGGTGGGCGTGCCCGACCGCGACGCCTACGGCGACGGGCTCGACTTCGGCGCGCTCGGGCTGCGCCCGGTGGCCCGCACCGAGTCCTACCGCGGGTTCGTCTTCCTCAGCTACGACCCCGGCATCGTCGACCTCGTCGAGTACCTGGCCGGGGCCACGGAGTACCTCGACCTCGTCGTCGACGCCACCGGCGACGCCGAGATCATCCGCGGCACCAACGAGTACGCGATCGAGGCGAACTGGAAGCTGCTCGCCGAGAACAGCATCGACGGCTACCACGCCGTGCCGACCCACGACACCTACTTCAAGTACCTCGTGGCGCTGGGCACCGACCTGTCCGGCGGGGTCGCGGGCACGGCGAAGAGCCTGGGCAACGGCCACGCGGTCCTGGAGTACTCCGCGCCGTGGGGCCGGCCGGTCGCGAAGTGGGAGCCGCTGTTCGGCGAGGACTCCCGCGACGAGATCGGGCGGCTGCGCGCCGACCTCGTCGCCAAGCACGGGGAGGAGCGGGCCCGGCGCATGTGCGACACCAACCGCAACATGCTGATCTACCCCAACCTCGTGATCAACGACATCATGGCGATCACCGTGCGCACCTTCATGCCGACCTCCGCCGACCGCATGGAGGTCACCGCCTGGGAGATGGCGCCCCGCGACGAGCTGCCGCAGCTGCGCCAGCGCCGCCTAGACAGCTTCCTCACCTTCCTCGGCCCCGGCGGCTTCGCCACCCCCGACGACATCGAGGCGCTCGAGTCCTGCCAGCAGGGCTTCCACAGCGGCGGCCTGGAGTGGAACGACATCTCCCGCGGCATGGCTCGCGAACCCCTGGCCAACGACGAGGAGCAGATGCGCACGTTCTGGCGGCAGTGGAACGAGCAGATCACCGGGGGTGCGCGATGACCGTCACCGACGAGCCCGCCGCCGTCGTCGTCGGCCCCGCGGTCGGCGATCCGGCCGCGGTCACCCGCGCCCAGGTCGAGGACTTCCTCTACGCCGAGGCCGAGCTGCTCGACGCCTGGGACCTCGACACCTGGATCACGCTCTACACCGACGACTGCCACTACGTCGTGCCCTGCAACGACACGCCCGACGGCGACCCCTCCCGCGACCTCGTCCTCATCGACGACAACGCGCTGCGGCTGCGCTCGCGCATCGAGCGGCTCGGCAGCCGCAAGGCCCACCGCGAGTACCCGCACTCCACCACCAGCCACCAGGTCACCAACGTGCGGCTGCGCCCGGTGGAGGGCTCCGGTCCCGGCGCGGAGCTGCCGGTCGTCGCCGAGTTCACGGTGTGGCGCTTCCGCGGCGAGCGCTCCACCACCTACGTGGGCCGGTACCAGTACCGCCTGCGGGTGGTCGACGGGCGGCTGCGGATCGCCTCGAAGCGGGCGACGCTGGCGATGGGCAGCCTGCGGCAGGTCCACGACGTCGCGATCATCCTGTGAGCGCCCCGCTCGCGGGCCGGCGCGCGATCGTCACCGGCGGGGCCACCGGGATCGGTCTGGCGATCTCCCGGCGGCTGCTGGCCGACGGCGCGCAGGTCGTGGTGGCCGCGGTCCGCGAGGAGGAGCTGAAGACGGGTCTGGACGCGCTGCGCGTCGACGGGGCGGAGCCGCACGGGTACGTCGGCGACCTCGCGCAGCCCGGCGTCGCCGACGCCCTGCTCGCGGCGGCGGTCGAGGCGCTCGGCGACGTCGACGTGCTGGTCAACAACGCCGGCGGCGGTATCATCCGGCCGACGCTCGACCACACCGAGGAGACGCTGCGGGCGACGATCGACAACAACCTGTGGACGACGCTGCGCTCGACGCTGGCGGTGCTGCCGCACCTGGTGGCGCGCGGCGGGGGCCGGATCGTCAACATCGGGGCGGAGTCGGTCCGCAACGGCCTCACCTCCCACGCGGTCTACAACGCTGCGAAGGGCGGGGTGCACGCGCTGGCCGTCGGGCTCGCCCGCGAGTTCGCCGGCGCCGGGATCTCGGTCAACACCGTGGCCCCGTCCTACACGCTCACCCCCGAGCTCGCCGCCGCCATCGAGGCGGGCGCGGTGCCCGAGCACCTGCAGCCCGTGCTCGACGACGCCGTCGCGCTCATCCCCCAGGGACGTCCCGCCACCCCCGAGGAGGTCGCGGGCGCGGTCGCCTACCTGCTGCGCCCGGAGGCCGGGTTCGTCACCGGGCAGGTCCTGAGCGTCAACGGCGGGAGCAGCATGGGATGACCGTCGACGTCCACGCCCACTTCCTCGGTCCCGACCTCCCGCCGCCCCGGGACCCGGACGCGCCGCGCCTCCTCGTCGACGACGCCGACGGCGGCCGCATCCTGCGCGGCGACGCCCTGTTCCGGCGGGTCACGTCGTCGCTGTGGGACGTCCCGACCCGGGTCGCCGAGATGGACCGCGCCGGGGTCACCCGGCAGGTGGTCTCGCCGGTGCCGGTCACGATGGAGCACGCCGTCGGCGACGCGCCCTACGCCCGGGCGCAGAACGACGCGATCGCGGCGGCCTGCGCGGCGTCGAGCGGACGACTGCTCGGCCTCGGGTGCCTGCCCCTGCACGACGCCCGCGCCGCCGTCGCCGAGCTCGACCGCATCCGGGGCGCCGGGCTGCTCGGCGTCGAGATCGGCACCCGCGTGGGCGACCTCGACCTCGACGACCCCGCCCTCGTCCCGATCTGGGACGCCTGCGCCGCCACCGGGTCCGCCGTGCTCGTGCACCCCGTCGACGAGGGCCGCGGTGTCGTCCGCCGCGCCGGGCCGCCCTACGACCTGGGCCTCGGGATGCTCGCTGACACCGCCCTCGCCGCCTCGGCCCTGGTCTTCGGCGGCGTCCTCGAACGCCTCCCCGGCCTGCGCATCGCGCTCGCCCACGGCTGCGGCGCCTTCCCCTGGGCCTACCCGCGCCTGCGCGTCGCCGCCGAGCGGAGCGGGACGCCGGGCGACCCCAGGCGCTGGGACG contains these protein-coding regions:
- a CDS encoding TerD family protein translates to MLRTDDDTEADPIAFLLTHAGEVRTDADMVFYGQPDHGSGAVTLAADETGAATTLHLTPRKIPADVTEVLVVAQLPADHSDPGSAHVIDLDTGQPLGHLALPATGPTGLLQLAALQRSDGQWHLQMAAAVVDHDLAALAAAAGVSVD
- a CDS encoding serine/threonine-protein kinase, producing MFGRYRLESLLGRGGMGEVHRAFDTEAERMVALKRLPARLAADEEFVARFRSECALASSLTHPHVVPVHRYGEIEGRLYLDMMLIDGQDLAAVLAEHGPLQPARAVAVVEQVAAALDAAHRLGLVHRDVKPSNVLVARSDGAAFVADFGIARAVSGGSTSQTSTGAVVGSLAYMAPERFTSGHGDHRVDVYSAGCLLYEMLTGRAPFAGEGLPAMIHAHLNSPPPRPSDVVGVPVALDHVVARALAKDPDQRYTSAGGLAVDARAALRGDLPGPAAPHPNPTAAAPRRRVRPSVAVPLAVAAVLAVLGLATTAIRTGPATDASAAPPRSAPTDSGATTSPPGAGPATRQVDAPTGGQGDGGAATAPGTASTRPPVGPPPPDAGVVVPTTIVATASRSEDRPPPPPPPPPPPPPQPPRILGQSTEVQGDLVYLSVSYSDDDGDAVGFGFRGVNGSGWGQETHSFDAPSYGRASPGQISYPFNHACTQAPSRESDIEFWIVDSGDRRDSVTVHLTCS
- the phaZ gene encoding polyhydroxyalkanoate depolymerase, which translates into the protein MLYPAYELHRRLTEPARISSALLHRTLSGLPAPLAELRGTRRLKALSEILVQSRPTHVRPDWGIDSVSIAGDEVEVSVRPVLRTPFATLLNFTTPGISGRTPMLLVGPISGHFATLLRPTVRTLLADHDVYVLDWHNARDIPADEGRFGLDEYIDHVLAAMRHLGPDHHALAVCQPAPLVLAAVAVLASADDPAQPRSVTLMAGPIDTRVNPNKINELADRRPLSFYERFLVSRVPRQYPGAGRRVYPGLAQLTAFMSMNIRRHLGSHVELYRALVAGDGATAARIRDFYDEYGAVMDVPAEFYLETLQRVFMEHDLPRGAFTWRGQPVDLSVISRTALLTVEGAEDDMCSPGQTAAAHDLCTGIPAGDHRQHLQPGVGHYGCSRAHAGSPRSTRSSATSSRPGLPPAQRPSRSSTHEDGSRMSTEVFGRSGEERTTPAPRSSVEPVPDDEADALDVVEGGEAVGIPSVAGVLKGVASAFAQPGPVTRGAARLARDLVSIGRGTDDHTPHPKDKRFADPAWSTNPIFRRLAQSYLALGAELNRLVDEYENGSADWHDVERARFAVSALTSALSPTNQLPTNPAALKRAFDTAGASVLRGARQFAHDVRHNGGLPTQTDRTAFTVGEDLGVTPGDVIHRDEVAELIEYRPSTATVHERPLLIIPPPIGRFYFLDLRPGRSFVEYAVSRGLRVFMLSWRNPTAEQADWDIDTYARRILSAVDIVKDVAGVEDVNSLGFCAGGILQTAVLGHLAAKGEHGIHAASYGVTLLDFGVRAPIGAFSAPQALEMARADSRRKGVITAQSLATVFSWMRPDDLIFNYVVNNWLMGERPPVFDILAWNADGTNLPAALHSQFLDIFRSNTLAEDRLEVLGTPIELGEITAPVFVTGALNDHLTPWTGCYRTTELVGGPSTFVLSNAGHIASLVNPPGNPKASYFIGGDSSDGPEQWRATAEKRQGTWWEAWADWVVGRSGDERPAPTSGGDAHHPPLEPAPGSYVVDRIPSSR